From one Streptomyces sp. ICC1 genomic stretch:
- a CDS encoding glycosyltransferase 87 family protein, translating into MNGENGVTADHADQADREDRADQTGSAGRPARPRTPWLGDVGLSVVVPVLGGDDRIGGTLAAAPGRLDALLGTGPGAWELVVVVVDDGDGPAGTVLAAAADEPRIRLVRPADHGADHAAADEPDHEPGHPAAGHPRPGGKGTALRAGVLASAGRRVLITDAGLTTPLDELARLERELDGPDPDGAPAAVLGRSGNRLVRAIGIPGIPGFRADTCGFALFDGDRARAAFGASTLDGPAIDAEVLRWIRRQGWHVAEVPLNRAPGTADPARTADPARTADPARAAGPVRTTRPRPRRTAGGLRLALGELLRLNAGGLAVAAAFLALSLYVFQGLWADLDGSYLADALQDQNQWEWFVGVTTDNVTHLRNPLFTFAQGMPDGVNLMANATMLGLNVPLIPVTLLFGATVTFALVLTLGMAASAWTWYWLIRRRLVRSRWAAAAGGALAAFAPPMVSHANGHPNFVVLFMIPLIVDRALRLCEPHRRGRGATRDGVLLGLFATYQIFIGEEPLLIAALGMLVFCLAYLLVDRRRALAAARPLGAGLVVALAVCLPLVVVPLFWQFFGPQSYHAILHGDNAGNSPRALIEYAGRSLFGDPETAARLSLNTTEQNAFYGWPLLAFGVAVCVWLWRSRTVRALAITGFVTLLLSLGPWVPVPHTEIVLPGPWRLMIKLPLFESVIEGRVAMVCAPILGILLALALDRIVRLRTRELRTLGLLGAAAALIPILPLPLTVRERAPVPAFITSGSWKDYVKDGEALVPVPLPDPGQADALHWQVEADFGFRLAGGYFNGPWGPDRIGIYGATPRHLSNLLRDVRYGAQPPEVTPAWQAQARQDLEYWKAGAVVLPVQERDTQLRDLLSGLLGRAPEKVLDAWVWRVGPGAP; encoded by the coding sequence GTGAACGGCGAGAACGGCGTGACGGCCGACCACGCGGACCAGGCCGACCGCGAGGACCGCGCGGACCAGACGGGCAGCGCGGGCCGGCCGGCCCGGCCCCGGACGCCCTGGCTCGGTGACGTCGGCCTCTCCGTCGTCGTCCCCGTCCTCGGCGGGGACGACCGCATCGGCGGGACCCTCGCCGCCGCTCCCGGCCGGCTCGACGCCCTGCTCGGCACGGGGCCCGGCGCCTGGGAGCTCGTCGTCGTGGTCGTCGATGACGGCGACGGCCCGGCCGGTACCGTCCTGGCCGCGGCAGCCGACGAGCCGCGGATCCGGCTGGTCCGCCCGGCCGACCACGGCGCCGACCACGCCGCCGCCGACGAGCCCGACCACGAGCCCGGCCACCCCGCCGCGGGACATCCGCGCCCCGGCGGCAAGGGGACCGCACTGCGTGCCGGAGTGCTCGCGTCCGCCGGCCGGCGGGTGCTGATCACCGACGCCGGCCTCACGACGCCGCTCGACGAGCTGGCCCGCCTGGAGCGCGAGCTGGACGGCCCGGATCCGGACGGCGCCCCCGCCGCGGTCCTCGGCCGGTCCGGGAACCGCCTGGTCCGCGCCATCGGCATCCCCGGCATACCGGGCTTCCGCGCCGACACCTGCGGCTTCGCCCTCTTCGACGGCGACCGCGCCCGCGCCGCCTTCGGCGCCTCCACCCTCGACGGCCCCGCCATCGACGCCGAGGTCCTGCGCTGGATCCGCCGCCAGGGCTGGCACGTGGCCGAGGTCCCGCTGAACCGCGCCCCCGGCACCGCAGACCCGGCCCGCACCGCAGACCCGGCCCGCACCGCCGACCCCGCCCGCGCCGCAGGCCCCGTACGCACCACCCGTCCTCGCCCCCGCCGCACCGCCGGCGGGCTGCGCCTGGCACTCGGCGAGCTGCTGCGCCTGAACGCCGGCGGCCTCGCCGTCGCCGCCGCCTTCCTCGCCCTCTCCCTCTACGTGTTCCAGGGCCTGTGGGCGGACCTGGACGGCAGCTACCTCGCGGACGCCCTCCAGGACCAGAACCAGTGGGAGTGGTTCGTCGGCGTCACCACCGACAACGTCACCCACCTGCGCAATCCGCTCTTCACCTTCGCCCAGGGCATGCCGGACGGCGTGAACCTCATGGCCAACGCCACCATGCTCGGCCTGAACGTCCCGCTGATCCCCGTCACCCTGCTCTTCGGCGCGACCGTCACCTTCGCCCTGGTCCTCACCCTCGGCATGGCCGCCAGCGCCTGGACCTGGTACTGGCTGATCCGCCGCCGCCTCGTGCGCAGCCGCTGGGCCGCCGCCGCGGGCGGGGCGCTCGCCGCCTTCGCGCCGCCGATGGTCTCGCACGCCAACGGCCACCCGAACTTCGTCGTCCTGTTCATGATCCCGCTGATCGTCGACCGGGCCCTGCGCCTGTGCGAACCGCACCGCAGGGGTCGCGGCGCGACCCGGGACGGGGTCCTGCTCGGGCTGTTCGCGACGTACCAGATCTTCATCGGCGAGGAGCCGCTGCTCATCGCCGCGCTCGGCATGCTGGTGTTCTGCCTGGCCTACCTCCTCGTGGACCGCCGCCGCGCCCTCGCCGCCGCGCGCCCGCTGGGCGCGGGCCTGGTCGTCGCCCTCGCCGTCTGCCTGCCGCTGGTGGTCGTCCCGCTGTTCTGGCAGTTCTTCGGCCCGCAGAGCTACCACGCGATCCTGCACGGGGACAACGCCGGGAACAGCCCGCGCGCCCTGATCGAGTACGCCGGGCGCTCGCTCTTCGGCGACCCCGAGACGGCCGCCCGCCTCTCGCTGAACACCACCGAGCAGAACGCCTTCTACGGCTGGCCCCTGCTGGCCTTCGGCGTCGCCGTCTGCGTGTGGCTGTGGCGCAGCAGGACCGTACGGGCCCTCGCGATCACCGGGTTCGTGACGCTGCTGCTGTCGCTCGGACCGTGGGTGCCCGTACCGCACACGGAGATCGTGCTGCCGGGCCCCTGGCGGCTGATGATCAAGCTGCCGCTCTTCGAGTCGGTCATCGAGGGGCGCGTGGCCATGGTCTGCGCCCCGATCCTCGGCATCCTGCTCGCCCTCGCGCTCGACCGGATCGTGCGCCTGCGGACCCGCGAGCTGCGCACCCTGGGCCTGCTCGGGGCGGCGGCCGCGCTGATCCCGATCCTGCCGCTGCCGCTGACCGTCCGGGAGCGCGCGCCGGTTCCCGCCTTCATCACCTCCGGGTCGTGGAAGGACTACGTCAAGGACGGCGAGGCACTCGTTCCGGTGCCGCTGCCGGACCCGGGCCAGGCGGACGCGCTGCACTGGCAGGTGGAGGCGGACTTCGGCTTCCGGCTGGCCGGCGGCTACTTCAACGGCCCGTGGGGACCCGACCGGATCGGCATCTACGGGGCCACCCCGAGGCACCTCTCGAACCTCCTGCGCGACGTCCGATACGGCGCGCAGCCGCCCGAGGTCACTCCGGCCTGGCAGGCCCAGGCCCGCCAGGACCTGGAGTACTGGAAGGCGG